The proteins below come from a single Chryseobacterium bernardetii genomic window:
- the rsmA gene encoding 16S rRNA (adenine(1518)-N(6)/adenine(1519)-N(6))-dimethyltransferase RsmA, giving the protein MSVKAKKHLGQHFLTDENIARKIVEGLSFENYNNIMEVGPGMGVLTKYLLEKDQNIYLAEIDTESIEYLKNNYSKVTENTFVGDFLKQDFNFIKDEQIAIIGNFPYNISSQILFQIVDHYELIPEMVGMFQKEVAERTAAVPRTKDYGILSVLIQAYYDVSYMFTVHENVFNPPPKVKSGVIRITRNPKEGLAGNEVLFKQIVKTGFNQRRKKLSNALKTLNIPEALKGHEFLDKRAEELSVSDFIHFANLWKENQ; this is encoded by the coding sequence TTGAGTGTAAAAGCAAAAAAGCATCTTGGTCAACACTTTTTGACGGATGAAAACATCGCAAGAAAAATTGTAGAAGGTCTTAGTTTTGAGAACTATAATAACATCATGGAAGTAGGGCCCGGAATGGGAGTTCTTACCAAATATCTTCTTGAAAAAGATCAGAACATTTATCTTGCCGAAATTGATACGGAATCTATAGAATATCTTAAAAACAACTATTCTAAGGTTACGGAAAATACTTTTGTAGGAGATTTCCTGAAACAGGATTTTAATTTTATCAAAGATGAGCAGATTGCTATTATCGGAAACTTCCCGTATAATATTTCGTCTCAGATATTATTCCAGATTGTTGACCACTATGAGCTGATTCCTGAAATGGTGGGAATGTTCCAGAAAGAGGTAGCAGAAAGAACAGCAGCCGTTCCAAGAACTAAAGATTATGGAATTCTTTCTGTTCTCATTCAGGCTTATTATGATGTATCATATATGTTTACTGTACATGAAAATGTCTTTAACCCGCCTCCAAAAGTAAAATCCGGTGTTATCCGTATTACAAGAAATCCTAAAGAAGGCCTTGCCGGTAATGAGGTTCTTTTCAAACAAATTGTAAAGACCGGCTTCAACCAAAGAAGAAAAAAGCTTTCCAATGCTTTGAAAACATTAAATATTCCTGAAGCTTTAAAAGGTCATGAGTTTTTAGATAAAAGAGCGGAAGAACTGAGTGTATCTGATTTCATTCACTTCGCCAACCTTTGGAAAGAAAATCAGTAA
- a CDS encoding undecaprenyl-diphosphate phosphatase yields MDLIKAIIIAIVEGLTEYLPISSTAHMGFTANLLGMPDDEFLKMFQVSIQFGAILSVVVAYWKKFFDLNNIQFYFKLAFAVVPALVLGYLFDDKIEAVLGNQIAISSVLVLGGVVLLFADKWFKNPKINDEKGITIRNAVTIGFWQCLAMMPGTSRSAASIIGGMAQGLTRKAAAEFSFFLAVPTMLAVTVYSVFVKTWGKETPNPQKGYEMIMASQDHIMIFVIGNVVAFVVALIAIKAFIGVLNKYGFKPWGWYRIFVGVALLIYFYFFK; encoded by the coding sequence ATGGATTTAATCAAAGCAATTATTATTGCCATCGTAGAAGGGCTTACGGAATACCTTCCGATTTCTTCTACAGCACATATGGGATTCACAGCCAACCTATTGGGAATGCCCGATGATGAATTTTTAAAAATGTTTCAGGTTTCCATCCAGTTTGGAGCTATCCTATCAGTGGTAGTGGCCTATTGGAAAAAGTTTTTTGACCTGAATAACATCCAGTTTTATTTTAAACTGGCCTTTGCTGTAGTTCCTGCTTTGGTTCTTGGATATTTATTTGATGATAAAATTGAGGCTGTTCTTGGAAACCAGATTGCTATCTCATCAGTATTGGTTTTAGGCGGAGTGGTTTTATTATTTGCTGACAAATGGTTTAAAAATCCTAAGATTAACGATGAAAAGGGGATTACGATAAGAAATGCGGTAACCATAGGATTCTGGCAGTGTCTGGCAATGATGCCGGGAACAAGCCGTAGTGCAGCTTCCATTATTGGTGGGATGGCTCAGGGGCTTACCAGAAAAGCTGCTGCAGAATTCTCTTTTTTCCTTGCAGTACCTACCATGCTGGCTGTAACAGTATATTCGGTTTTTGTAAAAACATGGGGAAAAGAAACTCCTAATCCTCAGAAAGGATACGAAATGATTATGGCTTCACAGGATCACATTATGATCTTCGTCATTGGAAACGTTGTGGCATTTGTTGTAGCACTTATCGCCATTAAAGCCTTTATTGGAGTACTTAATAAATATGGTTTCAAGCCTTGGGGATGGTACCGTATTTTTGTTGGAGTTGCTTTATTAATCTATTTTTATTTCTTTAAATAA
- a CDS encoding DUF3098 domain-containing protein codes for MSKKTNKISAADFGSEAEVPQENAFYFGQQNFKWMLIGLAFIVVGFLLMMGPDANTVDGKFDPNSWNDDIFSIRRIRIAPLFVVIGFVIEVYAILKRK; via the coding sequence ATGAGCAAAAAAACAAATAAAATTTCTGCAGCAGACTTCGGAAGTGAGGCAGAAGTACCACAGGAAAATGCATTCTATTTCGGACAGCAGAACTTTAAATGGATGCTGATCGGGCTGGCATTTATTGTGGTTGGGTTTCTTTTGATGATGGGACCTGATGCCAATACCGTAGATGGTAAATTTGATCCCAACTCATGGAATGACGATATCTTTTCCATCAGAAGGATCAGAATTGCTCCGTTATTTGTTGTGATAGGTTTTGTTATAGAAGTCTACGCAATCTTAAAAAGAAAATAA
- a CDS encoding cell division protein FtsX: protein MAKSVDEFNKKRLRSSNITVVISIALVLFLLGLMGLILINAQKYSDYIKEQLVVNAYFDENYDAKDSVKIAKLEEETFKKVQTLAPVKKATYISRSMAAAEAKKSMGIDSDALFEENIFPSSIEVALKPEYVDPAKIDEAIKVIKSVPGIIDVKNDSTLMVDVYNNLSRILKWIFGFSLLFLVLAVVLINNSIRLKIFSKRFIIKTMQLVGAKRRFILKPFIIEAIILGAIGSVIGLLALGGVWYYFTSQIGSAFVQDNNQYFWLVILVLGVGIFISVLSTIFATWRFLKSNVDDLYYS, encoded by the coding sequence ATGGCTAAATCTGTAGATGAGTTTAATAAGAAAAGGCTTCGGTCCAGCAATATTACAGTAGTGATAAGTATTGCCTTAGTGTTATTTTTGTTAGGATTAATGGGGCTTATTTTAATTAATGCCCAGAAGTATTCTGACTATATCAAAGAACAGTTGGTGGTGAACGCCTACTTTGATGAAAATTATGACGCTAAAGATTCTGTAAAAATTGCAAAACTGGAAGAAGAAACTTTTAAAAAGGTACAGACGTTAGCTCCTGTAAAAAAAGCAACCTACATTTCAAGAAGTATGGCGGCTGCTGAAGCGAAGAAAAGTATGGGAATTGATAGTGATGCATTGTTTGAGGAAAACATCTTCCCATCCTCTATTGAAGTGGCTTTAAAACCAGAATATGTAGATCCTGCAAAAATTGATGAGGCAATCAAAGTCATAAAATCCGTTCCCGGCATCATTGATGTGAAGAATGACAGTACTTTGATGGTAGATGTATACAATAACCTGAGCAGAATTCTAAAATGGATTTTCGGGTTTTCATTACTGTTCCTTGTATTGGCTGTAGTGTTAATTAACAACTCCATCCGTCTTAAAATTTTCTCCAAGAGATTTATCATTAAAACCATGCAGCTGGTAGGGGCAAAAAGAAGATTTATTCTTAAGCCGTTCATCATTGAAGCAATTATTTTAGGTGCTATTGGTTCTGTTATTGGTCTTCTTGCTTTGGGAGGAGTTTGGTATTATTTCACAAGTCAGATCGGATCAGCTTTCGTACAGGATAATAATCAGTATTTCTGGTTAGTGATCTTAGTATTGGGTGTAGGAATTTTTATTTCCGTACTAAGTACTATATTTGCTACCTGGAGATTCTTAAAATCAAACGTTGACGATTTATATTACTCTTAA